A portion of the Streptomyces sp. NBC_00376 genome contains these proteins:
- a CDS encoding YbaK/EbsC family protein codes for MRAPIGSFENTAPAADRLDLLTAPVAAAVTAGWGGFPAEQIIHVDSDPAIADTAVFVEHHGAELLDRSANCVVVAGKRGGEVTLAACLVLSSTRVDVNGVVRKQLGARKASFAPMDTAVGETGMEYGGITPIGLPAAWPLLIDPAVVDEEWVLIGSGSRRGKLIVPGKALAALPGAVLVEGLGIRS; via the coding sequence ATGCGCGCTCCCATCGGCTCCTTCGAGAACACCGCTCCGGCGGCCGACCGCCTCGATCTGCTCACCGCTCCCGTCGCCGCGGCCGTGACCGCGGGCTGGGGAGGTTTCCCCGCCGAGCAGATCATCCATGTCGACTCGGATCCGGCCATCGCCGACACGGCGGTCTTCGTCGAGCACCACGGCGCGGAACTGCTCGACCGGTCGGCCAATTGCGTGGTGGTGGCGGGCAAGCGCGGTGGCGAGGTGACACTCGCGGCCTGCCTCGTCCTGTCCAGCACCCGCGTCGATGTGAACGGCGTGGTCCGCAAGCAGCTGGGCGCCCGCAAGGCGTCCTTCGCCCCGATGGACACAGCGGTCGGCGAGACAGGCATGGAGTACGGCGGCATCACCCCCATCGGCCTCCCCGCCGCGTGGCCGCTGCTGATCGATCCCGCGGTCGTCGACGAGGAGTGGGTGCTGATCGGCAGCGGCAGCCGCCGGGGCAAGCTGATCGTCCCGGGCAAGGCACTGGCGGCGCTGCCGGGCGCGGTGCTCGTCGAGGGACTCGGCATCAGGAGCTGA
- a CDS encoding aminoglycoside N(3)-acetyltransferase, which produces MTTTAAPTHTHSRSRLAGQLAELGVERDGVLLVHASMRAVGPVSGGVGAIVGALRDALGHGTLVVPSFTPENSDTSPHYLDRVRGLGERDREAVRASMPPFDPATSAAPSMGRLSEAVRLGEGAVRSGHPQTSFAALGPLARKLMADHSPDCHLGEDSPLARLYDLRAQVLMLGTGFDTCSAFHLGEYRVSAPPRRNYRCVVTAGGSRQWWEYEDIVLDDSDFAALGADFARAGTGAQIRTGRVGSSTSRLYRIVDAVDFAAGWLPAHRAGAAARALCHSSG; this is translated from the coding sequence GTGACCACTACCGCCGCACCGACCCACACCCACAGCCGGAGCCGGCTGGCCGGACAGCTCGCCGAGTTGGGGGTGGAGCGCGACGGCGTGCTGCTGGTGCACGCGTCGATGCGCGCGGTGGGCCCGGTGAGTGGTGGGGTCGGTGCGATCGTCGGTGCGTTGCGGGACGCCCTCGGGCACGGCACGCTCGTCGTCCCCTCCTTCACGCCGGAGAACTCCGACACCTCTCCGCACTACCTCGACCGGGTGCGCGGGCTCGGCGAACGGGATCGGGAGGCCGTGCGGGCGAGCATGCCGCCCTTCGATCCGGCGACGTCGGCCGCACCGTCGATGGGGCGGCTGTCGGAGGCCGTAAGGCTCGGCGAAGGGGCGGTGCGCAGCGGCCACCCGCAGACGTCCTTCGCCGCGCTCGGCCCACTGGCCCGGAAGCTGATGGCGGATCACAGCCCCGACTGCCACCTCGGCGAGGATTCGCCACTGGCCCGGCTCTACGATCTGCGGGCCCAGGTGCTCATGCTGGGCACCGGTTTCGACACCTGCTCCGCGTTCCACCTCGGCGAGTACCGGGTATCCGCCCCGCCCCGCCGGAACTACCGCTGTGTGGTGACGGCCGGGGGCAGCCGCCAGTGGTGGGAGTACGAGGACATCGTGCTGGACGACAGCGACTTCGCGGCCCTGGGCGCGGACTTCGCCCGCGCGGGCACGGGTGCGCAGATCCGTACGGGCCGGGTGGGGTCGTCGACGAGCCGGCTCTACCGCATCGTCGACGCCGTCGACTTCGCCGCCGGCTGGTTGCCGGCCCACCGTGCCGGTGCGGCGGCACGGGCCCTCTGCCACTCGTCCGGCTGA
- a CDS encoding CoA-binding protein: MYADEETIRRILVNGGDTWAVVGLSGNRSRAAYRVAEVLRRFGKRVVPVHPKAERVHGEDGYASLADIPFPVDVVDVFVNSELAGPVADQAVAAGAGAVWFQLGVVDPEAYARTRAAGLDMVMDRCPAIEIPALDR, encoded by the coding sequence ATGTACGCAGACGAAGAGACGATCCGCAGGATTCTCGTGAACGGCGGCGACACCTGGGCCGTGGTGGGCCTGTCCGGCAACCGGTCGCGTGCGGCCTACCGCGTCGCCGAGGTGCTCCGGCGCTTCGGCAAGCGGGTGGTCCCGGTGCATCCGAAGGCCGAGCGGGTGCACGGCGAGGACGGCTACGCCTCGTTGGCCGACATCCCGTTCCCGGTCGATGTGGTGGACGTCTTCGTCAACAGCGAGCTGGCGGGCCCGGTGGCCGACCAGGCGGTCGCGGCGGGTGCGGGGGCCGTCTGGTTCCAGCTCGGCGTGGTCGACCCGGAGGCGTACGCCCGCACGCGTGCGGCAGGGCTCGACATGGTCATGGACCGGTGCCCCGCCATCGAGATCCCCGCTCTGGACCGCTGA
- a CDS encoding YigZ family protein, with the protein MQEQYRTVARAGVHETEINRSRFICALAPAATEQEAQDFVARIRKEHPTATHNCFAYVIGADASVQKASDDGEPGGTAGVPMLQMLTRREMRYVVAVVTRYYGGVKLGAGGLIRAYGGVVGEALDELGTITRRRFRLATITIGHQRAGKLENDLRATGRTVREVRYAEAVIIEIGLPDADVESFRGWLADVTAGEAGLELGGEAYGDD; encoded by the coding sequence ATGCAGGAGCAGTACCGGACAGTCGCCCGAGCGGGCGTGCACGAGACCGAGATCAACCGGTCGCGCTTCATCTGCGCGCTCGCGCCCGCCGCCACCGAGCAGGAGGCGCAGGACTTCGTCGCACGCATCCGCAAGGAACACCCGACCGCGACCCACAACTGCTTCGCCTATGTGATCGGCGCCGACGCCTCCGTGCAGAAGGCCAGCGACGACGGGGAGCCCGGAGGCACCGCGGGCGTACCGATGCTCCAGATGCTGACACGCCGTGAGATGCGCTACGTCGTCGCTGTCGTCACCCGCTACTACGGCGGTGTCAAGCTCGGCGCCGGCGGACTGATCAGGGCCTACGGGGGAGTGGTCGGCGAAGCTCTCGACGAACTCGGCACCATCACCCGCCGGCGGTTCCGCCTCGCCACGATCACGATCGGCCACCAACGGGCGGGCAAGCTGGAGAACGACCTCCGCGCCACCGGCCGCACCGTGCGCGAGGTCCGCTACGCGGAGGCCGTCATCATCGAGATCGGGCTCCCGGACGCCGACGTCGAGTCCTTCCGCGGCTGGCTGGCCGATGTGACGGCGGGCGAGGCCGGACTGGAGCTCGGCGGCGAGGCGTACGGGGACGACTGA
- a CDS encoding exonuclease SbcCD subunit D produces MRILHTSDWHLGRSFHRVSLLEAQAAYLDHLVATVREHEVDVVLVAGDVYDRAVPPLAAVELFDDALHRLAAAGVPTVMISGNHDSARRLGVGAGLIGRAGIHLRTDPAGCATPVVLPDAHGDVAFYGLPYLEPALVKDVLKAERAGHEAVLTAAMERVRTDLAERPDGTRSVVLAHAFVAGGEPSDSERDITVGGVAAVPAGVFDGVDYVALGHLHGCQTVTERVRYSGSPLAYSFSEATHRKTMWLIDLDASGTITAERLDCPVPRPLARLRGRLDDLIDDPALEKHRESWVEATLTDPARPAEPMARLVERFPHTLSLVFEPDRAPDDPLASYAQRLKGRDDQQIAEDFVAHVRGGSAADEQERTVLRGAFDHVRVDDGVREVNR; encoded by the coding sequence TTGAGAATTCTGCACACGTCCGACTGGCACCTGGGGCGCTCGTTCCACCGGGTCTCCCTGCTCGAAGCCCAGGCCGCCTACCTGGACCACCTGGTGGCGACGGTGCGCGAGCACGAGGTGGACGTGGTCCTCGTCGCAGGTGATGTCTACGACAGGGCCGTACCGCCACTGGCCGCCGTCGAGCTCTTCGACGACGCGCTGCACCGGCTCGCCGCCGCCGGCGTGCCCACCGTGATGATCTCCGGCAACCACGACTCGGCACGCAGGCTGGGCGTGGGCGCGGGTCTGATCGGACGGGCCGGGATCCACCTGCGGACCGACCCGGCCGGCTGCGCCACCCCCGTGGTCCTGCCGGACGCGCACGGCGACGTGGCGTTCTACGGGCTGCCCTACCTGGAACCGGCCCTGGTGAAGGACGTCCTCAAGGCGGAGCGCGCCGGGCACGAAGCGGTGCTGACCGCGGCCATGGAACGGGTACGCACAGACCTGGCCGAGCGCCCGGACGGCACCCGCTCCGTCGTGCTCGCCCACGCCTTCGTCGCGGGCGGTGAGCCCAGCGACAGCGAGCGCGACATCACCGTCGGCGGGGTGGCCGCCGTGCCCGCCGGGGTCTTCGACGGCGTCGACTACGTGGCGCTCGGCCATCTGCACGGCTGCCAGACCGTCACCGAACGCGTCCGCTACTCGGGCTCGCCGCTCGCGTACTCCTTCTCCGAGGCCACCCACCGCAAGACCATGTGGCTGATCGACCTCGACGCCTCGGGCACGATCACCGCCGAACGTCTCGACTGCCCGGTGCCCCGCCCGCTCGCCCGGCTCCGCGGCCGTCTCGACGACCTCATCGACGACCCCGCGCTGGAGAAGCACCGGGAGTCCTGGGTCGAGGCCACCCTCACCGACCCGGCGCGCCCGGCCGAGCCGATGGCCCGGCTCGTGGAGCGGTTCCCGCACACACTCAGCCTCGTGTTCGAACCGGACCGGGCCCCCGACGACCCGCTCGCCTCGTACGCCCAGCGCCTCAAGGGGCGCGACGACCAGCAGATCGCCGAGGACTTCGTGGCACATGTGCGGGGCGGCTCCGCTGCCGACGAACAGGAACGAACGGTGCTGCGCGGTGCCTTCGACCACGTTCGGGTGGACGACGGCGTGCGCGAGGTGAACCGTTGA
- a CDS encoding AAA family ATPase — protein sequence MRLHRLDLTAFGPFGTTQSIDFDALSSAGLFLLHGPTGAGKTSVLDAVCYALYGAVPGARQSPGTSLRSDHAPADLATEVALELTVGGRRLEITRSPAQPRPKKKGSGFTTEKAQSRLREYDPDDGWRPLSRSHQEIGEEITQLIGMSREQFCQVVLLPQGDFARFLRADAEARGRLLGRLFDTRRFAAVEDRLAELRRTAETKVRAGDERVLAVAQRLAQAAGPAGREAPLPDIQPGEPGLAEGVLEWAATARSGARERLDIAACALAAAEERQSAARQALDGERELAALQQRYEETRRRAAVLEDRRADRDRHHERLARARKADLVAPALDLRDDAERAYRMACQARDRARAVLPGTLAEAGAEQLAELERRLRQELGGLEAAKRAELRSAQIDTERAGLERQARADDELIRDTEVWLAGWESTRDGLRARIEAAQEAATRAEQLAGRLEPARARLDAARRRDALAGRVSAAAERLATAREHAAGAHETWLELRERRLRDIAAELAAGLVDGEDCKVCGSADHPNPARAADGHVDRATEERALDAYRRADEARTRADRELGVVREQHAAARVAALPSVPQQRDGADAADPAVSARVTGSAAVGSAGPSPTAGTGPVAAGPAGTAPDAEPTVAELGALVDRLTGMHAEAYRTAAGMHAVREALAAAEREQAERLEARQLAERRAAARTSLREGLDREHAVLEAELATARGDLGSVAEHAALLERRVALLAAAAEAVRAEEAAAQHRKEADDRLADAAFRAGFDTPQAAAETLLPDAEQRELQRLVDAWQSEAAAVADRLAETETRAAAEHPPAAVDAAQAAYDTAERLLRDASAALAAARERCAELGRLSRRTADEVRGLGPLREEYDRVARLAGLTAGTSADNERKMRLESYVLAARLEQVAAAATARLQRMSSGRYTLVHSDARTGGRRAGLGLHVVDAWTGRERDTATLSGGETFFASLALALGLADVVTDEAGGVRLDTLFIDEGFGSLDDQTLDEVLDVLDSLRERDRSVGIVSHVADLRRRIPAQLEVVKERHGSAVRHRTSGEVSG from the coding sequence TTGAGACTCCACCGGCTCGATCTCACCGCCTTCGGCCCGTTCGGCACCACCCAGTCCATCGACTTCGACGCACTCTCGTCGGCCGGTCTCTTCCTGCTGCACGGGCCGACCGGCGCCGGGAAGACCTCCGTGCTCGACGCGGTCTGCTACGCCCTCTACGGCGCGGTGCCCGGCGCCCGTCAGAGCCCCGGCACCTCCCTGCGCAGCGACCACGCCCCGGCGGATCTCGCCACCGAGGTCGCACTGGAACTGACCGTCGGCGGCCGCCGCCTGGAGATCACCCGGAGCCCCGCACAGCCCCGCCCCAAGAAGAAGGGCAGCGGCTTCACCACGGAGAAGGCCCAGAGCCGGCTGCGGGAGTACGACCCCGACGACGGATGGCGGCCGCTCAGCCGCTCGCACCAGGAGATCGGCGAGGAGATCACCCAGCTCATCGGAATGAGCCGGGAGCAGTTCTGCCAAGTGGTGCTCCTGCCGCAGGGCGACTTCGCGCGCTTCCTGCGCGCCGATGCCGAGGCACGCGGCAGACTCCTCGGCAGGCTCTTCGACACCCGCCGGTTCGCCGCCGTCGAAGACCGCCTCGCCGAACTGCGCCGCACCGCCGAGACCAAGGTCAGGGCCGGGGACGAACGTGTCCTCGCGGTCGCCCAGCGGCTCGCCCAGGCCGCCGGACCCGCCGGACGCGAGGCGCCGCTGCCCGACATCCAGCCCGGCGAACCAGGGCTCGCCGAAGGGGTACTGGAGTGGGCGGCGACGGCCCGCAGCGGCGCCCGCGAACGGCTCGACATCGCCGCCTGCGCCCTGGCCGCGGCCGAGGAACGGCAGTCGGCCGCCCGACAGGCCCTCGACGGCGAACGCGAACTCGCCGCACTCCAGCAGCGGTACGAGGAGACCCGGCGCCGCGCCGCCGTGCTCGAAGACCGCCGCGCCGACCGCGACCGCCACCACGAACGACTCGCACGGGCCCGCAAGGCGGACCTCGTCGCACCGGCACTGGATCTGCGCGACGATGCCGAGCGCGCCTACCGGATGGCCTGCCAGGCCCGTGACCGCGCCCGCGCGGTGCTGCCCGGCACCCTGGCCGAGGCCGGTGCCGAACAGCTCGCGGAGCTGGAGCGACGGCTGCGGCAGGAGCTCGGCGGGCTCGAAGCCGCGAAGCGGGCCGAGCTGCGCAGCGCGCAGATCGACACCGAGCGCGCCGGACTGGAGCGCCAGGCCAGGGCCGACGACGAGCTGATCCGCGACACGGAGGTCTGGCTGGCCGGCTGGGAGTCCACCCGCGACGGACTGCGCGCCCGCATCGAGGCGGCCCAGGAGGCCGCCACCCGCGCCGAACAGCTGGCGGGCCGGCTGGAGCCCGCCCGCGCCCGGCTGGATGCGGCCCGCCGCCGCGACGCGCTCGCCGGCCGGGTGTCCGCCGCCGCCGAGCGGCTGGCCACCGCCCGCGAGCACGCCGCCGGAGCCCACGAAACGTGGCTGGAGCTGCGCGAACGCCGACTGCGGGACATCGCGGCGGAGCTGGCGGCCGGGCTGGTGGACGGCGAGGACTGCAAGGTCTGCGGCTCGGCCGACCACCCCAACCCGGCCCGCGCGGCCGACGGACATGTCGACCGGGCCACCGAGGAGCGGGCGCTCGACGCCTACCGCCGGGCCGACGAGGCACGTACGCGCGCGGACCGGGAGCTCGGCGTAGTACGCGAGCAGCACGCCGCCGCCCGCGTGGCCGCACTGCCGTCGGTGCCCCAGCAGAGGGACGGGGCCGATGCCGCCGACCCCGCCGTGTCGGCACGCGTGACCGGGAGCGCCGCCGTCGGTTCGGCCGGGCCGTCACCGACCGCCGGGACCGGTCCGGTAGCCGCGGGCCCGGCCGGCACCGCACCCGACGCCGAGCCCACCGTGGCCGAACTCGGCGCACTCGTCGACCGGTTGACCGGCATGCACGCCGAGGCGTACCGCACCGCGGCGGGCATGCACGCCGTGCGCGAGGCCCTCGCGGCCGCCGAGCGGGAACAGGCCGAACGCCTCGAAGCCCGGCAGCTCGCCGAACGCCGGGCCGCGGCCCGCACCTCCTTGCGCGAAGGACTGGACCGCGAACACGCCGTACTGGAAGCCGAGTTGGCGACCGCTCGCGGCGATCTGGGCAGCGTGGCCGAGCACGCCGCGCTGCTGGAGCGCCGCGTCGCGCTGCTCGCCGCGGCCGCCGAGGCGGTACGTGCGGAGGAGGCCGCCGCACAGCACCGCAAGGAGGCCGACGACCGGCTCGCGGACGCCGCGTTCCGGGCCGGTTTCGACACCCCGCAGGCCGCGGCCGAGACCCTCCTCCCCGATGCCGAACAGCGCGAACTCCAACGGCTCGTCGACGCCTGGCAGTCCGAGGCGGCGGCGGTGGCCGACCGGCTGGCCGAGACGGAGACCCGGGCCGCCGCCGAGCACCCGCCGGCCGCGGTGGACGCCGCGCAGGCCGCGTACGACACGGCCGAACGGCTGCTGCGGGACGCCTCGGCCGCACTGGCGGCCGCGCGCGAGCGCTGCGCCGAACTCGGCCGGCTCTCCCGCCGCACCGCGGACGAGGTGCGCGGACTGGGCCCGCTGCGCGAGGAGTACGACCGGGTGGCACGGCTGGCCGGACTCACCGCGGGCACCTCCGCGGACAACGAACGCAAGATGCGGCTGGAGTCGTACGTGCTCGCAGCCCGGCTCGAACAGGTTGCCGCCGCCGCCACCGCACGGCTCCAGCGCATGTCCTCCGGCCGCTACACACTCGTCCACTCCGACGCCCGCACCGGAGGCCGCAGAGCGGGCCTCGGACTGCATGTCGTCGACGCCTGGACCGGCCGCGAGCGCGACACGGCGACGCTCTCGGGCGGCGAGACGTTCTTCGCCTCGCTCGCCCTCGCGCTCGGCCTCGCCGATGTGGTCACCGACGAGGCGGGCGGGGTACGGCTGGACACCCTCTTCATCGACGAGGGCTTCGGAAGCCTGGACGACCAGACCCTCGACGAGGTGCTCGACGTACTCGACTCGCTGCGCGAGCGGGACCGCAGCGTCGGCATCGTCAGCCATGTCGCCGATCTGCGCCGCCGCATCCCCGCCCAGCTCGAAGTGGTGAAGGAACGGCACGGATCGGCGGTCCGGCACCGCACCTCCGGCGAGGTCAGCGGCTGA
- a CDS encoding Lrp/AsnC family transcriptional regulator has protein sequence MTDYSPDATDWRILDVLQREGRASFAELARAVSMSPSAVTERVRRLEEAGVISGYAAVVDPERLGLPILALVRLRYPNGHYKPFHDLLETTPEIVEAHHVTGDDCFVLKVTARSMSHLEEVAGRIGALGSVTTSVAYSSPLPRRAISR, from the coding sequence ATGACCGACTATTCCCCGGATGCCACCGACTGGCGCATCCTCGATGTCCTGCAACGCGAGGGGCGCGCGTCGTTCGCCGAGCTGGCGCGCGCGGTGTCGATGTCCCCGAGCGCGGTGACCGAGCGGGTGCGCAGACTGGAGGAGGCCGGGGTGATCAGCGGTTACGCCGCCGTGGTCGACCCGGAGCGGCTCGGGCTGCCGATTCTCGCCCTCGTACGGCTGCGCTACCCCAACGGGCACTACAAGCCGTTCCACGATCTGCTCGAAACGACTCCGGAGATCGTGGAGGCCCACCATGTCACCGGTGACGACTGCTTCGTACTGAAGGTCACCGCCCGCTCGATGAGTCACCTGGAGGAGGTCGCGGGCAGGATCGGCGCGCTCGGTTCGGTGACCACGAGCGTCGCCTACTCCTCGCCGCTCCCCCGCCGCGCCATCAGCCGCTGA
- a CDS encoding rhodanese-like domain-containing protein — MTSQPTATAAHPVLHVPPVSPAAAVAYFGASLAFHADVSDVAAALAADGDPGFVLLDSRSTDSWNQGHIPGAVHLPTPLIAEQAHQLLDPAVPVVTYCWGPGCNGATRAALALAELGYRVKEMLGGFEYWVREGFESETWEGRERRDADPLTAPVDSEVCGC, encoded by the coding sequence ATGACCTCGCAGCCCACCGCCACCGCGGCCCACCCCGTCCTGCACGTCCCGCCCGTCTCCCCGGCGGCGGCCGTCGCCTACTTCGGCGCCTCGCTCGCCTTCCACGCGGATGTCTCCGATGTCGCCGCCGCGCTCGCGGCCGACGGCGATCCGGGCTTCGTGCTCCTGGACTCGCGCTCCACCGATTCCTGGAACCAGGGACACATCCCCGGCGCGGTGCACCTGCCGACCCCGCTCATTGCCGAGCAGGCCCACCAGCTGCTCGACCCGGCGGTCCCCGTGGTCACGTACTGCTGGGGCCCCGGCTGCAACGGCGCGACGCGTGCCGCGCTGGCCCTCGCCGAACTCGGCTACCGGGTCAAGGAGATGCTCGGCGGCTTCGAGTACTGGGTGCGTGAGGGCTTCGAGTCCGAGACCTGGGAGGGGCGGGAGCGTCGGGACGCGGACCCGCTCACCGCACCGGTCGACTCCGAGGTCTGCGGCTGCTGA
- a CDS encoding DUF885 domain-containing protein produces the protein MSDTSSSALPRQVADAYVDAFIELDPIAGTYLGVAESSRRLPDFSPAGQEGIAELARTTLVKLDAAEQLPGADSDSERRCGRLLRERLMAELAVHEAEEGLRSVSNLHSPAHSVRDVFTVTPTETDEDWAAVVDRLRAVPAAFEGYRESLALGLERKLHGGPRATATFIGQLDEWAGEGGSGFFQDFVAPGPASLRADLDDGARQATESVVALRDWMRDVYAPAVEGAPDTVGRERYARWSRYFNGTDLDLDEAYAYGWSEYHRLLAEMKTEAEKVLPGAGPWEALAHLDVHGKHIEGVDEVQAWLQALMDEAIEALDGTHFELAERVRKVESRIAPPGGAAAPYYTGPSEDFSRPGRTWLPTMGETRFPVYDLVSTWYHEGVPGHHLQIAQWTHVADSLSRYQASIGGVSANCEGWALYAERLMDELGFLPDAERRLGYLDAQMMRACRVIVDIGMHAELEIPADSPFHPGERWTPDLAQEFFGNHSGRPADFVESELTRYLSMPGQAIGYKLGERAWLLGRENARKAHGDAFDAKAWHMAALSQGPLGLDDLVDELSKL, from the coding sequence ATGTCAGACACTTCCAGCAGCGCGCTGCCCCGTCAGGTCGCCGACGCCTACGTCGACGCATTCATCGAACTCGACCCGATCGCCGGCACCTACCTCGGTGTCGCGGAGAGCTCGCGCCGCCTTCCCGACTTCTCCCCCGCAGGTCAGGAGGGTATTGCCGAGCTGGCCCGTACCACCCTGGTGAAGCTCGATGCCGCCGAACAGCTGCCCGGCGCAGACAGCGACTCCGAGCGCCGCTGCGGCCGGCTGCTGCGCGAGCGCCTCATGGCGGAACTCGCCGTCCACGAAGCCGAAGAGGGGCTGCGCTCGGTCTCCAATCTCCACTCCCCGGCGCACAGCGTCCGCGACGTGTTCACCGTGACGCCGACCGAGACCGACGAGGACTGGGCGGCGGTAGTGGACCGGCTGCGCGCGGTGCCCGCCGCGTTCGAGGGCTACCGCGAGTCGCTGGCGCTCGGTCTGGAGCGCAAGCTCCACGGCGGCCCGCGCGCCACCGCCACCTTCATCGGCCAGCTCGACGAGTGGGCGGGTGAGGGCGGTTCGGGCTTCTTCCAGGACTTCGTGGCCCCCGGACCCGCGTCGCTCCGTGCCGATCTGGACGACGGTGCCCGGCAGGCCACCGAGTCGGTCGTGGCGCTGCGCGACTGGATGCGCGATGTGTACGCCCCCGCGGTCGAGGGCGCTCCGGACACGGTGGGCCGCGAGCGGTACGCGCGCTGGTCGCGTTACTTCAACGGCACCGACCTGGACCTGGACGAGGCGTACGCGTACGGCTGGTCCGAGTACCACCGGCTGCTCGCCGAGATGAAGACCGAGGCCGAGAAGGTGCTGCCCGGCGCCGGCCCCTGGGAGGCGCTGGCCCATCTCGATGTGCACGGCAAGCACATCGAGGGGGTCGACGAGGTCCAGGCCTGGCTGCAGGCTCTGATGGACGAGGCGATCGAGGCGCTCGACGGAACGCATTTCGAACTCGCCGAACGCGTACGGAAGGTGGAGTCCCGCATCGCCCCGCCCGGCGGCGCCGCCGCCCCGTACTACACGGGGCCCTCCGAGGACTTCTCGCGTCCGGGCCGCACTTGGCTGCCCACGATGGGCGAGACCCGCTTCCCGGTGTACGACCTGGTGTCCACCTGGTACCACGAGGGTGTGCCCGGCCATCACCTCCAGATCGCGCAGTGGACGCATGTCGCCGACAGCCTCTCCCGCTACCAGGCGTCGATCGGCGGGGTCAGCGCCAACTGCGAGGGCTGGGCCCTGTACGCGGAGCGCCTCATGGACGAGTTGGGCTTCCTGCCCGACGCTGAGCGCCGCCTCGGCTATCTCGACGCGCAGATGATGCGCGCCTGCCGGGTGATCGTGGACATCGGCATGCACGCGGAATTGGAGATCCCGGCGGACTCCCCGTTCCACCCCGGCGAGCGGTGGACGCCCGACCTGGCTCAGGAGTTCTTCGGCAATCACAGCGGCCGTCCGGCCGACTTCGTGGAGAGCGAGCTGACCCGCTATCTCTCGATGCCGGGACAGGCCATCGGTTACAAGCTGGGCGAGCGCGCCTGGCTGCTGGGCCGGGAGAACGCCCGCAAGGCCCACGGCGACGCGTTCGACGCCAAGGCCTGGCACATGGCCGCCCTGTCGCAAGGGCCGCTCGGTCTCGACGATCTCGTCGACGAGCTCTCCAAGCTCTGA
- a CDS encoding Lrp/AsnC family transcriptional regulator translates to MADSVALDPVDLHILRLLQNDARTTYRELAAEVGVAPSTCLDRVTRLRRSGVILGHQLRLDPARLGRGLEALLSVQVRPHRRELIGPFVERIRTLPESRALFHLTGPDDYLVHVAVTDTADLQRLVLDEFTSRREVARVETRLIFQQWECGPLLPPAESAEPGP, encoded by the coding sequence ATGGCCGATTCTGTCGCTCTTGACCCGGTGGACCTGCACATTCTGCGACTGCTGCAGAACGATGCCCGGACCACCTACCGCGAGTTGGCCGCCGAGGTCGGGGTCGCGCCCTCGACCTGCCTGGACCGGGTGACCAGGCTGCGCCGCTCCGGCGTGATTCTCGGCCACCAGCTGCGTCTGGACCCGGCGAGGCTCGGCCGGGGTCTGGAGGCGCTGCTCTCCGTACAGGTGCGGCCGCACCGCAGAGAGCTCATCGGTCCGTTCGTCGAACGCATCAGGACGTTGCCGGAGTCCCGTGCGCTCTTCCACCTGACCGGACCGGACGACTATCTGGTCCATGTCGCGGTCACGGACACGGCCGATCTGCAACGTCTGGTGCTGGACGAATTCACCTCGCGCCGCGAAGTGGCCCGGGTCGAGACCCGGCTGATATTCCAGCAGTGGGAGTGCGGGCCGCTGCTCCCGCCCGCAGAATCGGCGGAGCCGGGGCCCTGA